The genomic segment ATCGGAGCCATGAGCGAAGCGAACTCCAAACTAGCAGACCGCGACCAGCGCCTGATGGCGGCGATCACTGACGGCTTGTTGCTGATGGTCACGTCAGCGGCCGGCCTCGCCATCGCGTCTCGCTTCATGGACCTGGATATCGCGGATCCCGACGCTGGCCTGCGGTTTCAGATCGTCGCCCTGGTGTCTTCGCTGCCGATGAGCGCAATCCAGTGGTACCTCGTGGCGACCAGTGGCCAGACCATCGGCAAGAAGATGCAGCGCATCCAAGTGGTGCGTATGGACGGCAAGCCGGTTGGCTTCGTGCATGGCGTCGCGCTCCGCAGCTGGGTGCTCGGCGCAGTAGGTATCCTCGTCGGATGCATTCGCATGATCGACTACCTGTACATTTTCCGCGAGGATCGCCGCTGCATTCACGACTTGATCGCGGACACCAAGGTGATCGCGTTGCCGCCCCTCGAGACGCAGGCAGACCCAGCGCGACCGAGCTAAGTTGGCTCGCGGCGCCGTAGGTCGATGAGCGGGGGGAAGAAACTGCGCCGGAGAGGACACTGCGCTGGAGAGGACACTGCGCCGGAGAGGACACTGCCCCTCACCCCCGAAAGAAACGCTCAGGCTTCCGCAGTGACGTCTGCAGGAGGCGTAGGCGGCTTGGGCTGCTTCTTGTGCGCGGCCAAATCTAGAGGTGAGGTCTGACCGGCGAGGACGGCGACGCGCACCGCCTGATGGGGGAACTGGGCGTCGCCGGTGAGCGCCTCGACGACCTCGCTGGTCTTGGCTGAGCCGGTGTTCGTAATCGCGATGGTGACGATCAGCGGCACCACGTCACCGACGAAGCCTGCTTGATCCAGCGCGGCGTATGCCGCCTCGTCACCCAGGGTGAGCGCCAGCACGTACTTCCGGACATCGACCTTCTTGCCGATCCCCTTGATGGTGCGCAGCACCACGTGGCTCTCAGCGGCGTTGAATTCCGCGACTCGTTGCTTCAGAGCGGCGACCCCGCCGAAACCTTTCAGCGCCGAGCGTGCGAGAGCGATGACATAGCTCCCCGCGGTAATGACTCGGGAGAGCGCCGGGTCGTTCGGACCAAGCTTTGCCGCGCCGCTGAAGCGTAGCCCGCCGCCAGCGGCTGCGTTGAGCCGTGAGAGCATCACGTCCGTCTCCGGTGCGTCGATCAGCTTGAGATCGATGAACTCATCGAGGGTGGGCACGCCGAGGCTCAACGCGGGACCGTAAGAGAGTTCTGGCTTCGGGTTGAAGCCCGCAGAGTAAGACACGCGGAGCCCTGCGCGCTTGAGGACTCGGGCGAGTTCGCGCCCCATGTCGAGGTGGCCGAGGAGCGCCGCGGGGCCCGTCTTGCTGAAGCGCAGGCGATAGCGCTCCGCAGGGCCACCAGCGCGCTCCGGGCGGAACGCTTCGGGGTTCTGGCGCCGGCGCTTGGCTTCTGCGCGCGCCTCGTGCACTAGCGGTAACTTGGCGCGCTGTCCGGGTTCCGTCGCACCCATCTTGGTGAGGAAGCCGATGCGCTCGCTGCGCATCTTGCCCATGTCACAGGCGACGCCGCAGTCGTAGCAAACCAGGCGCCGCTTGTCGGTCTCTGCTTCAGCCACGTTCGTGTGGTGAATGAACATGCCGACGGCTTTTCCGCACGGAGGAGACAGGCGGCTCTTGAGCGCCTTGCGGTACTCCTTCGCGAGGAAGCCCTCCTCCAGGCCGACATCGATGTGGTCCCAGGGCAGCCGCGCCGTGACGGGGATGGTGCCCAGGTACTTCTGGGTGTCGATGCCGAAGTGCTCGAACGCCTCCTGCCAGACTTCCATCTTCAGGTGGTTGTCCCAGCTGTCGAAGTGCGCGCCGTTCAAGTACGCGCGCTCGACAGCATCCGCCAGGCTGCGGTCGCCGCGTGCCAGCACGCCCTCGAGCACGCTGGCGACGGAGTGATGCACCCGCAGGCCGAGCTGCTTGTCGCTGCGAGCCGCGTCCTTCAGGAGCTGCTGCTTGCGCGAGACTTCATCCAGCGGATCCATCGCGCACCACTGGAAGGGCGTGTGGGGCTTCGGCACGTGGGTAGAGACGCTGACGGTGACCTTCGCACGGCCTCGTGAGTAGCGTCTCCCTACGGAAAGCGCGTTGAGGCCGACCTGGACGATGCCCATGACGTCCTCGTCCTCTTCCGTCGGCAGGCCGATCATGAAGTAGAGCTTCATCTTGTCGAAGCCCTTGGAGAAGGTGCGCTCCGCCGTTTCCAGGAGCTGGGCCTCGGTGACGTTTTTGTTGATCACGTCACGCATGCGCTGGGTGCCGGCCTCTGGGGCAAACGTGAGCCCGCTGGCGCGTACCTTGCGCATGTCTTCGAGCAGGTCGTCGGCCAGGCCGTAAGCGCGCAGCGACGCAACGCCCAGGCTGACGCGCTCCGGCGCCGTCTTCTCCACCAGCTGCTTGATCAGCGGGCTGATGCACGAGACGTCTGCGGTGGAGAGCGCTGTGAGGCTCACTTCGTCTTGCCCGCTCTTTTCTAGGGCTTTGACTACCGTGTCGATGACCTCTTGCGGGTCACGCTCGCGCACCGGGCGGTAGATCATACCGGCCTGGCAGAAGCGGCAGCCCTCGGTGCAGCCGCGCGCGACCTCGATGCTCATGCGGTCGAAGATCGCTTCGGGGCCGCCGACTGGGCTTTCCGTCGGGAAAGGAAAGTCGGCGAGGCTCTTGACCAGCCGCCGCTCCACGGGGAATGGCAACTCCGGCTCGCTGGGCTGAGCGACGACATGAAAGCCCGTGTCGGTTTGCAGTTCCGTGCGGTAGAGGCTGGGGATGTATACGCCGGGGAGTTTGGCGAGCTCGCGTAGGCGCTCTTCCCGTGACAAACCGCGCTTTTTGCCTTCAACCCACAAAAGCGTCAGCTCGGTGGTCACCTCTTCGCCGTCGCCGATCACCACGGCATCCACGAACGGCGCCATCGGCTCCATATGAGTCGCCACGGGGCCGCCCACGACGATCAGCGGATCGGCGTCGCTGCGGTTCACGGCGCGCAGCGGAATGCCGCCGAGGTCGAGCATGCGCAGCACATTCGTGTAGGTCAGCTCGAACTGCAGGCTGAAGCCGACCACATCGAAATCGCACAGCGGGCGCGCGCTCTCGAGGCTCACCAGCATCTGCCCGTGGTCCAAGAGCTGCTGCTCGAGATCGACCCAAGGCGCATAACAACGCTCTGCCAGCGTGCGCGGGTGGTCGTTGAGGATCTTGTACAGGATGCGGAAGCCGAGGTGGCTCATCCCGATGTCGTAGATCTCGGGAAACGCGAGACAGACCTTCGCGTCGACTTCGCTCCAGGCTTGTTTCCGCGTGCCGTGCTCGGCGCCGGTGTAGCGATTGGGCTTTTCCACCTGGTGGAGGAAGGCGGCGTACGGATGATCGAAGAGCTGCATGGGGGATCTCGTGGGGGCTGCTTCCCGGCGTCGTCGATGCCCCTCCGCGTTTGGGGGTGAGGCGCGCTGCTTCTATCGACACCGACCAAAGGAGCCGTGCACGACGAACCGGACGGCGTGCCTAGCGCGCAAACGCGGGTGAAGCGACCGCCAAAGGTGACGCCGCGGAAGGTTTGAACACTCGCGTGCTCAAGTCAAACTCCCGGCGATGGGGTCAGACGTTCAGCGGACCATGGTTGTGTCCGAGGTGGCCTCATGATTCGCGAAGAGCTCGAGGTGACCACACTCCGTGCAGCGGTGGGCCTCGATGGCCAACGGCTGCTCCCCGCGTACGTCGATGCCCCCGCCGCGCATCGCCGCGAAGAAACCGCGACGCGCCTTCGCGATGCCTTTCACCCAGACCGCTGCCCACATCAGCGAAGCGCGCGGGCTGACGAGTTCTCCCGTGTCGGGGATGTAGCCCGTTTCGAGTTCGCCACCGCACGCGGTGCACTTCGCCTGTGTGTGCAGAGACATGGATCTTGAGCTACTTCTTCGTGGGGTCGACCTCGGGCATCAACATCGTCCCGCCGAACTTGCCTGGCGACGGCGGCGCTGGCGGCGCGCCGGGCGGAGGCAACGGTGGTGCTGGCTGAGGTGACGCAGCGGTTGGCTGGAAGCTTGGCGGAGCGCCAGGAGGCGGAGCGCCAGGAGGCGGAGCGCCTGGAGGGGCAGCTGGCGGGCCACTCGGCTCTGGTCCACCGAAGCCTGCTGGCGGCGGGCCGTAAGGATTGGACGACACCGCGGCTGAAGCTGGCGGCGCTCCCGGGGAAGGCGCGGTTGGGACGCCGCTATTCGGGTTTGCGTAGCCGTCGGGTTGATAGCCCTGTCCGCTGAACCCTGGCATGCCGGGCGGCGTCGCAGCGGGCTTCTTGCTGCGGGTCACGAAGCCTCCGATGAAGCCGCCAATCCCGACCAAGCCCATCAAGAAGCTGGTTCCCCACGCGACGTTGCGGATCATCGAGAGGTTGTCGCCCTTCTCGCGGAGGCGTGCGGTAATCGACGAGCTCGAGCCCACGTACACGATAGCGATCGCCTCCGCGCGGTAGGCTTTGTTGGCTTGGTAGTGGAAGTAGCCTCCAACCCCTCCAAGGACGAAGGAGAACAGGAGCGCGCCAGCACCTGCGATGAACAGCAGGATGGGAAGCTTGCTCGACTTGGGTTGCGCGGGAGCCGCGGCAGGCATGGGAGGCTGCATTCATCACAGACTACCCCGTGCGAATGCCGCCTGGAATCATCAAACCGACAGGGCGGTGTCAGGCTTCGCGTCGAAGCGGCAGAACAAGGCCTCCGCCGCAGGTATCACGATGTGCCGCAACGCCGCGGCGGCGACCAAGTGGCCACGTTGCTCGGACAAGACGCCCAGGGCTTCTGCCTCGAGCGTGCTTGTCTCCTCATTCGATGGTTGTGTCTCCACAAGCTGAGCCGCGATGGTCTCTCTTAGCAACCGGCGCGTCGGTGCGACGAGCTCTGGGTGTTGTTCCAGCAGCCAGGCAACGCTGCGCCACGCTAGCGCTGCGTGCTGCGTCTCGTCCTCAGCTACGCCGCCCAGTGCATCGGCGAGCTCTGGATCTTCCGCCAAGAGAGAGGCCTCGAGCATGCGTGCGGCGGCGATGGTCTCGCCGATACAGCCTTCGATCAGGGTTGTCTTCAGCGTGTTCCAGGCGCTCCCGTCGTCCAGCGCTTGGGAGATGTCCAACGCACCCGGCTGGCGATCGGCGCCGAATCGACCCGCGATCGCAAACGCCAACTTGGCGTGGCGGAGCTCGTCAGCCATCGCTGACTGTGCGCCTTCGATCAGTTTTGCCGGCGCGCCCAGGCCAAGCAGCTGCAGCGTGAAACGCGCAAACGCAGCGACCGAAGCGTGCTCCATTGCGGCCATCTCCAAGTAGTGCGCGTGAGCCGCTTCTCGTGCCTGGGCGCTGACTGGTGCCCTGCCAAGGTGCGCGCAGACACCCTGCGCGTTCCACTCGGTACCGCCGCGAAGCGTTGCCGTGCGGATTTGGCCTGCGACCAGGAAGGGTCGCCCCTCCACGCAGGTGTCCAGTTCGCAACTGCGCTTCGTGCCGTCCCAGAGGCACAGCTCCCCGGGTCCGCAGTCTGCGTAGGTGAAGCATTCGTCTTTTTCAGTAACGCACGAGTACCCAGCCCCGCCGCACTCCGTGCGATAAGCCCCGCAGACGCTATTGGGGCAGTCGGCGTCCGTCCGGCAGCCTGTGGTCGGTGTGCAAAAGGACACCGCATCCACGCACGCGCAGAGTTCGTTCTCCCCACAGTCTGCATCCGACTCGCAGGCGTACCGGCAGTAACAGGTTTGTCCCTGGGCACAGTAGCCGTTGGGCGCGTCCGTGCAGTCGCTGTCGGTGTCGCAGCCGCCGTAGGGCTCTCCACCGCAGCTCACGCCTTCACGTGGCAAAGCCAGCTGGCAGGCCACTGCCTCGGGGCGGTGTTTCAGTCCATTGTTGCAGAGCGCAAAGCCTTGCTCTGGCGCGATCGAGTCCTCGCACTCGAAGCTGAATTCTGAGCTGGTGGTCGCACCGCACCCTAACCCCCAACCTAGAGAAAGCAGGAAGCTGGCGGACAAGGCGGTGATCGGGAGCTTGAGCTGCATGCAGCCATTTAGAGCAAGCGACGTGCCGGCCGTGAAGGCGAACTCGGTGGTCAGCGCAAGGGAGCCGATTGTGCGCCTTGGCGCACTCATTCGCCGACAAAAGCGCGAGCAAATGCCTACGCCCGGGGACCTTGCGGGCGCGCAGCTGTTGCGTGCCGGTTTGTGCCATTTGCCCTGGCGCGTCCCCTGCTATGCCATGGGGTATGCAGATTTCGGGGCGGCATGTGCTGGTGACGGGCGCTTCTTCAGGCATCGGAGAAGCGCTGGCGATGGAGCTAGGAGCGCGCGGCGCGAAGGTGACGGTGGCGGCGCGGCGCGTCGAGAAGCTCGAGGGCGTCGTCAACACAATCCGGGAAAAGGGTGGCGAAGCGAACGCAATCCGTGCGGATTTATCTCTGCCTGGCTCTGGGCTCGAGCTGGCCCGCCGAGTGCGGGACGACTTTGGTCACGTCGACATCCTGGTCAACAACGCGGGCGTGAGCGGCGGGGTCAGTCAGTTTACCGAGAAAAACCCTGCGGAAATTCGCGAGTGCATCGAGGTGAACTTCGCCCAGCCTATGGCGCTGACCCATCAGCTGATTCCTGGCATGGTGGAACGCGGATACGGCTGCTTGGTTTCCGTGGCCACGGCGTCGGTGTTTTTCCCCACCAATTTGGCCTCGGTTTACATCGCCACCAAGCGGGCGCTGGTGAGCATCGACGAGGTGCTGCGGATCGAGCTCGCTGGGAGCGGTGTTCACGTGCTCACTGTGTTCCCAGGCCCGGTGGACACCCCAATGCTGACCAAGCTGATGGCGACGGATCAGCGAGCCGCGAAGGTGCTCGGCCCGTTCAAGGGCACCACCGACAAGCTTGCGAAGCTCACAGCGAAAGCCATCGAGCGGGAACGCGAGAGCATCGTCTATCCAGCGCAGTTCGGCGTTGGCCGCTGGGTTTCGCCGATCATGGGCACGATCATGGCGCGGCTGTCTGCGCCTTTGGGCTTGAACCGCTAAGCGCTGGCTTCGGCGGCGCAGCGCGTCCAATGCCCCTGCAGCTCGGCGACAGAGAGTCGCTTCTAAGGTCCGATGTACTGCGTGGCGCTGTAGGTGTGGGTCGTCCGGGGCAGCCGTTCTACGCATGCCGACCTAGGTCCTTCATTCGGTCTCGAGCGATTGTTTTGCGTGTGGTTTTTAACGGCGCAGATCGCCTCGGCGTGTGCCGTATTACTCATACGTGCTCAGGTTCGGGCACCTGGAACATGGTAGGTTTGTGGGATGACCAGACGACTGCGGTTGCGCACTGAGCAAAGCCTCCTGATTCGCCACTCTGTCAGGGGCGCCTCCGGGCTCATGACAGGGGCCTGCCTCAGCCTGTTCTTGGTCAGCGCCTGCACGATCCAGTCAGGGCGGAGCAGTCGGCAGTCTCCGCAGCCGCCGCCTGGCCAGTACGCAGTGCCAGCCCAGGCGCCACCTCCCGCTGCGCCCCCACCGGTTCGGGCGCAAGCGCCTGCTGCGCCGCTGGGGTTCACCCTCCCCATTCCGCCGAACATCGCCGAGCTGCCGCTGCCTCAAGGATGGACCATGGTCAACGGCATCCCAATGCCCGTGGTTCCCGGGCTGACGCCAGGCCAGCCAGCTCCTCAGCCCGGTCAGCCGTCATCGACTCAGGCGCTCTCCTCTTGCGGCTCGGTCAACGTCAGCGGCTCTCCCATCTTGCTCGACTGCGTCAGTCCACAGTACGGCTTCGTACCCACAGCCTCCAAGCCGCTAGTCAACCGCAAGCGCTTTGACGCCGGCTCGAACTACGTCGGGGCTGAGCCGCTGCCGACCAGTGTCGATCATCGTTCCGCGGGGAAAGAAGGCCCGGTGCGTGATCAAGGCCCCGTGGGCGCGTGCACCGCGTTCAGCCTGGCCGCATCGGTGGACCACGCCATCGCTCAGTCGGGCGGTACGCCAGGCAACGTTTCGGTCATGCAGATCTGGGGCCGCTACCATTACCCGTCGATGCAGTCCGCTGCCGACGCGAACCGCAACCAACCGCTCAGCATTGAGTCGAACTGGAACTACAGCGCCAAGACGGCGTGCTCCTGGTACACCGGCGGCTACTGCGACTGCGGGTCGATCACGGGTACCTCGTGCAACCAACCCGTGGACAGCGCGAAGCTTTCCAGTATGGATAAAGCCGCGAACGTCAAGATCACGAACATCACGGAGATCAACGTGATGGACCCCGCGGAGATCAAGGGCGCCCTGGCAAAGGGCCAGAACGTGTGGTTCGCGATGTACGTCGACAGTCGTTTCCAAGACGTGCGCGGAAAGAACGCGGTGATCCCCGACGGTGACTTCAGAGCGAGCCGCTCCGGTCACGCGATGGTGATCGCTGGCTACAAAACCCAAGGCAACGGCACCTACTACCTGCTGCACAACTCCTGGGGCACGCGCTGGGGCGACGGCGGCTACGCTTGGATCCTGGAAAAGACGCTGCTCACGAACATGAAGTACGGCTATCTGGTCGATGTCTCGACCAGCAACCCGTCGACTCCGGACAAGCCGAATCAACCGGGTGAGCCCACGCCTCCCGCGCAGAACCCAGGCCAGTGCCCAGCTGGCACCGTGCCCGACAGCGGTGTCCCGCTATGCCTCCCGCCGTGCCCCGACGGCAGTCCGCGGCACTTCAACACCTGTCCTTCGCCTCAAGCAAACACCGGCTGTGGCCCTGGCGAGGTGAACATCTTCGGGTTCTGCGTGACCTCGCCGGTTGCTGGCGTCGGCTCCGACTCAGCGACGGGTGTGCACTACACCTGCGGAGCGGGCGGCTGCACCTACGCGGTTCCGTACGGAGTTGGCGGCTGCCGCTCCGCGCTGTGCACCCGCTCGTGTCCCTCCCCGAAGTACGTGCTCACCGCGGGTACCGTCGGGTTGGGCTGCTCTGAGTGACCTGCTGTCCCGAGCCGCAGTAGTCCCGAGCCGCAGTAGTCCCGAGCCGCAGTAGTTTCTGAGTACCTGCGGTTCTACGGCCCGTCATTCTCGAGACAGCGTCCTTTTGGAGTCTGCCTGCAGCGCCGGACTGGAACGTCACTACGAAACCCAGCGCATCGCGCACGGGTCGCGTACTCGAGTGTCACGGCGCTTGTCAGAGGGCGACAAATCCGGTCCGCCCGCGTTGGTCCAGTTACCTAGGTTTCGGCTTTGTGTCAGAGTGACCGCCGTTCGGGGCTCGAGGATTCTGCCTCGCCGTGAACGGAGGTAGGCATGAGGGACTTCCGGTGGCTAGCGCTGGCGCCGCTGTTGTGCGCCATGGGCTGTGGTGGTGGCGGGGAAGAAGCGCCTGGTTTGGTGGCACAAACCGGCGGTGTTGGAGGCGCGGCGAGCGCTGGTAGCGGCGGCGCTGGAGCCGCGGCGGGTGCGGCGACTGGGGGCACCGGAAACAGCGCTCAGGGTGGCGGCGCTCAAGGGGGAGCGGGGCAAGGCGGATCCGCCCAGGGTGGTAACGCGGGGAGCAGCGCCGGCGGTAGCGAGCAAGGTGGCAATCCAGGCATCGGTGGCAGTGGCGGCACCCCGGCTCCACCTTTCCCCGCGGTAACAGATTTCGCTGCGAAGGGCTCCTTCGCGACTACCAGCAACGGAGAGGGACCGAGCTGCACGATCTTCCGTCCAGAAGTTCTGGGCGAAGAGGGGCGAAAGCACCCGATCATCCTCTGGGGCAACGGCACCACAGCAGCCCCGCCGATCTACGCCGGTGTGCTCACCCACTGGGCCTCACATGGCTTCGTAGTTGCTGCGGCAAACACCTCGAACGCGGGCACCGGCAAGGAAATGCTGGCATGCCTGGACTACCTGACGGACGAAGACGCGAAGAGCGGCAGCGTATACGAGGATAAGCTCGACCTCGCGCGAGTTGGTACCAGTGGCCACTCTCAGGGCGGTGGAGGCAGCATCATGGCCGGCGCCGATTCGCGTATCAGCGTTACGGCTCCCCTGGAGCCGTACGTCACCGGTTTGGGCCACGACCCCGCCTCGCAGAAGAATCAGCACGGTCCGATGTTCCTGATGAGCGGTGGCAACGACGTGATCGCTCCGCGCCCGATTCAGCAGCAGCCCGTCTTCGACAACACCAATGCGGACGTGTTCTGGGGCACGCTGAAAAACGCAGACCACCTGATCGCTGCCGTCGGAGACATCAGCGACTTTCGTGGTCCCGCGACCGCCTGGCTACGTCTGCATTTGATGGACGACGAGAGTGCCCGCCCGATCTTCTACGGTAGCGGCTGCTCGCTGTGTCTCAGCCCCGGCTGGACGATCGAAAAGAAGGGCATCCAGTAGGCGCTCACTTGCGTCGGCGGCGCGCCGCGACTCCAGCGACGCAGAGCCCGAGAGCCAACCATGCGAGCGAGGAGCCACTGGTATCACTGGTGGTGGCGCAGGCGCCGCAGCCTGACGGCTTGGGCTCCGCGGGCGGGGCGCTCGCCTCGTCTTTGCACCACACCTCGCGCCACACGGAAGCGCCGCCAGCCTGGCAGCTTTTGTGTAAGCCGTCCTTGCTCAGCGCTTCGCATTTGTGCGGTTCCGCGTGGTAAGTGTCGCACTGCTGGCAGTTCGTCAGGCCCTTGGCCTTCTCACTCTCGACGCTGCAGTCCGGTTCGGGCTCGACGGGAGCGAGATCCGCCCAGGCCAACGAGGACGTGCTGAGCGCGATGCCAAACACCAAGCTTGCGGTTGCGGTACGAAGCGCAGACATGCTCCTCAGCATACGGCATCCTACGTTCATCGAATCACGGATCTGCTCTCCCCCCAAGAACCGGAGGGTCCAGCTCCAAAAGGATCACCGCCAAGGGCGCCAAAAGCGCCAAGAATTTCTAGCAGCGGGCTCTGGTGACCGGACGCTGGGCGCCGCAGGTTGGGAGCCGCGGATGCCGCAGAGCACGAAGGTGCTTGATACTCTGCCGCCCGGTGCCTTGGGTCACGAGCCCGAACCCTCGGCGTCCTTGGCGTCCTTGGCGGTTCCCCCCTACTCAGCGCTCCGTAGCGCTGGCGACGCTACGCCGTTGCCCAGCCCAGAAGCTGCGTGACCCTCGCCGCGCTGCACGGCGTCCATCGCCCAAAACACTGCCTCCGCAGTCGCTGGGCTGGCGAGGGACACCCCGGATCGACATTGCTCCACAGTTGCGAAACTTGACACCGCCTGACGCAACGCCTCTCGGGCGCTGATGGCCAGCATGAACGGAGGCTCGCCCACCGCCTTCGAGCCGTAGATCACTCCAGGCTCTTCAGCGCGTTCCAAGAGCTCGACGTGGAACTCATCTGGGCACTCTCCGAGGCTCGGCAGCTTGTAGGTGGACGCGTTGACGGTGCCGAGCTTGCCGTCAGGAGCCCACCACAGCTCCTCCTGGGTTAGCCAACCAAGGCCTTGGATGAAACCACCCTCCACCTGGCCGCGATCGACCAGAGGGGAGATCGAGCTGCCGACATCATGGAGAATATCCGTGCGTAAAATGCGATACATGCCGGTGAAGCCGTCTACTTCGACCTCCGTCACGGCGGCGCCATAGGCGAAGTAGTGGAACGGCTTGCCTCGCCCTTTGATGCGGTCGTAGTGAATCTCAGGGGTACGGTAGAAGCCGGTGGAGGACAGCTGGATGCGGTCCTGGTAGGCGCGCTCCACCGCCTCCGCGAAGCCGATCCGGCGCTCCTCCGCGGATGCGCCGCGCGCATGGATGGCGCCTTCGGTGATCAGCAAATCACCCGGGTCGTGACCCAAGAGCCGCCCCGCGACCTCGAGCACTCGCTCCCGCAACGTGCGGCACGCGTCGGCGACGGCTGCGCCGTTCAAGTCCGTTCCGCTCGAGGCTGCGGTGGCCGAGGTGTTTGGCACCTTGTCGGTACGCGTGGGCATGATGCGCACGCTCTCAAGGGGGATCCCCAGGGTGTGAGCCGCGACCTGCCGCATCTTCGTGTGCAGGCCCTGGCCCATTTCAGTGCCGCCGTGGTTCACCTGGACGCTGCCATCCCGGTAGATGAGTACCAGTGCGCCGCCCTGGTTGTAGTACTTGGCGGTGAACGAGATGCCGAACTTGACCGGCGTAACAGCTAGACCGCGTTTCCGTGTGGAGCTACTGGCGTTGAAGGCGTTCGCTTCTTCCCAGCGCTGTTCGAAGGCGCTGGTTTCCAGCAGGCGGTCCCAAATCCGCTGAATGCGACCCGCGTCTTTCACGGGCTGGCCGTAGTGAGTCGTGTCCCCGTCGCGGTAGAAGTTCCGCTCGCGCACGACGTGAGGCGGCAAGTCGAGCTTGCGCGCGACGGCGTCCAGCGCGTCTTCGATCATCACCATGCCCTGGGGACCGCCAAAGCCTCGGAACGCGGTGTGCGAAGTCGTGTGCGTCTTCGCCACGCGGCCCACCACGCGCAAGTTTGGGATGTTGTAGGCGTTGTCGCAGTGGAAGAGCGCGCGCCCCAGCACCGGCGCCGACAGGTCCAGGCTGTACCCGCCGTCGCTGGTCAGCTGCAGATCAAACGCCTGAATTTTCCCCTGATTGTCAAAGCCGATGCGGTAGCGCCCAAGAAACGGATGGCGCTTACCTGTCAGGATCATGTCCCGCGCACGGTCCAGGCGCGCGCGTACGGGGCGACCCGTGAGTCGCGCGCCGAGGGCGGCTACTGCCGCAAAGACGTTGGCTTGGACCTCTTTGCCCCCAAAGGCACCGCCCATGCGCAGGCTCTGCACGACGACGCGGTTCTTCTCCACGCCCAGCACCCGCGCGACGATCTCCTGTGTTTCCGTAGGGTGTTGAGTCGACGACTGCACCAACACCGACTCCGCCTCGTCGAGGTAGGCGAGGGCGCACTGCGTCTCCAGGTAGAAGTGCTCTTGCCCACCGACGAAGAACTTTCCCTCGAGCGTCTGGTGCTTCGCGAACGCCGCCTCGACGTCACCGCGTTCGATGCGCTCTGCTTCCGTTAGGTAGCTGTTCGCTGCCTCCGCGGCCTCGATGCCGATGATCGCTGGTAGCGGTTCATACTCGACAGCGACCTGCGCCGCGCCTTGGATGGCCGCCTCGTTACTCTCGGCCAGGACCCAAGCCACTGGCTGGCCGTGAAACTCTACTTCCTCAGGGAAAAGTGGTTCGTCGCGGCGTGCGGCGCCGGTGTTGTTCTCTCCCAGCACGTCCGACTGCCCGAGCACCTTGACCACGCCGGGGTAGCTCCAGGCCTTGCTCGTGTCGATGCTCAGGACCTTGGCGTGAGCGTGAGGCGACATCACCGGCCAAGCGTGAAGCAGCCCGGGAAAGCGCGAACACAGGTCGTCGGTGTAGAGCGCGCTGCCGGTGACGTGTCCAAGCGCGCTCTCGTGGGAGACGGATTTGCCTACGCTGCTCATCATCCGACCTTTCTGGAGCTGGATTGCGCGGGGGAGTCCGGCGCGCTGTCGAACCAAAACTTCTCAAGC from the Polyangiaceae bacterium genome contains:
- the xdhB gene encoding xanthine dehydrogenase molybdopterin binding subunit, producing the protein MSSVGKSVSHESALGHVTGSALYTDDLCSRFPGLLHAWPVMSPHAHAKVLSIDTSKAWSYPGVVKVLGQSDVLGENNTGAARRDEPLFPEEVEFHGQPVAWVLAESNEAAIQGAAQVAVEYEPLPAIIGIEAAEAANSYLTEAERIERGDVEAAFAKHQTLEGKFFVGGQEHFYLETQCALAYLDEAESVLVQSSTQHPTETQEIVARVLGVEKNRVVVQSLRMGGAFGGKEVQANVFAAVAALGARLTGRPVRARLDRARDMILTGKRHPFLGRYRIGFDNQGKIQAFDLQLTSDGGYSLDLSAPVLGRALFHCDNAYNIPNLRVVGRVAKTHTTSHTAFRGFGGPQGMVMIEDALDAVARKLDLPPHVVRERNFYRDGDTTHYGQPVKDAGRIQRIWDRLLETSAFEQRWEEANAFNASSSTRKRGLAVTPVKFGISFTAKYYNQGGALVLIYRDGSVQVNHGGTEMGQGLHTKMRQVAAHTLGIPLESVRIMPTRTDKVPNTSATAASSGTDLNGAAVADACRTLRERVLEVAGRLLGHDPGDLLITEGAIHARGASAEERRIGFAEAVERAYQDRIQLSSTGFYRTPEIHYDRIKGRGKPFHYFAYGAAVTEVEVDGFTGMYRILRTDILHDVGSSISPLVDRGQVEGGFIQGLGWLTQEELWWAPDGKLGTVNASTYKLPSLGECPDEFHVELLERAEEPGVIYGSKAVGEPPFMLAISAREALRQAVSSFATVEQCRSGVSLASPATAEAVFWAMDAVQRGEGHAASGLGNGVASPALRSAE